Within the Gigantopelta aegis isolate Gae_Host chromosome 8, Gae_host_genome, whole genome shotgun sequence genome, the region CCCCAGCAAATGATTTCCTTGTGGCTGTCCCCCTATAAACGAGGCACTAGaaagagatccatggaatcatccactgttttgcaaaatgcccattcgactgctttgtgcagagatacggccctgatcatgtattacggttgtgccattcagattaccttggatatTCCATCAATggccttaaaacatgtatcaGAAAAAAtagttaacctatgcagtttgatggtaatttgtaaataatttttgttttaatttactctGCACTTTTACCCCAAATAAAACGTTATTtgagtttaaaacttaataaattaatatgttttatattaattttatctttattaattatgttggtgctgtcaaaatatagaacatgttctatgtcttctgctgccagatctgtagtgtgttttgtcatattCAATTCTGTATCGgcgtgtttcttttttaactagtaccaaACTCGCCAGACCCCAAAATCGATGGTTGCCCaatggactacctttgtaaaattcttagtcgcccggGCGAccgctaattttcaaccctgtggttagttgttagtagttagtgagagagaagatgttGTAGGggtcttaaacctacccattgagtcattaaaacttgctctggatgggagccggtaccggtcggtgaacccagtacctaccagcagtATGTCCattggcttaaccatgacaccactgaggccggtaaccTTTAACAATGACGCGATTTTAAAGTAATAACCAGACTGCCATATTATGCAACTATgatttcagccaatcagaagacATTTTAAGCATTTTGGAGACCAGTCTAGTGGCTGTGATCAGAAGCGATCACAGGACACTGCTGATTGGAGGAAAACTCAGACCGCCTTACAGAGTGTGCTGTGCCAGGCTGCGGAGTCACTCCACACTGCTAACAAGATGTCAGCAGCTGAGAAACACAAGTACTTTCAGTctggtgtgttttttgttttaatcctttctttcctttcattgGAGATAGCTCTATAATAcaagaccagcctcggtggtgcagtggttaagccatcggactacaggctggtaagtacagggttcacagcccggtaccagctccaacccagagcaagttcttacgggctcagtgagtaggtgtaatgccactacaccctcttctctctcactaaccactaaccaactaacaactaacccactgtcctggacagacagctcagatagctgaggtgtgtgcccaggacagcgtgcttgaaccgtaattggatataagcatggaaataagttgaaatgaaatgtaatacAAGCTACAGCACCCACTCATAGAAGTGATGCcattcaaaatatttcttgaaATATTTCCCATTTCATGACTGATTTATGAAATGGCAGTGAATGTTCCGCTATTAGAAAGaccattgtatgtgctgtcatgtctgtggagAAGATATTTTTCACTTCTGATAACGAAAGAGTCGAAAATTGATTGTAAAACAGGATAGGGTTCAAGAATATCACCTCTCCATCAGACCCTGCATTAATTGTGGATAACGTTTATTTACTTTGTATTTTAGGCAGCAGGATCTACatatagctcagtcagtagagcgttGACATGATGTGATTGTGTCGAGGGCTCGAATTCCCTCAGTAGACCTATTGAAATTCTCTGATTGTTGTATCCCACACCAACCAGTGACCCACAACTGATATTCAAAGATCCTgctatatgctatcctgtcaataggaaagtacatttaaaatatcccttactgctaattgaaaaatgttgtgggtttcctgaCTGTGTGTCATAGTGACCAAAATGTTTGAtgtgcaatagccgatgattaacaaatcaatatgctctagtggtgttattttgttgtgtttcagtAACTGAGAGTGAGATTGAGAAGGCTGTTTTCTGTGTAAAGAATCCCAAGAGCCATGTGTTGTTCTATCACCGGAGACTGCAGGGCCTTTCTGGTGCTGCCTTGACTGAGGAGAAAGCCAACAAGTACATTGCAGTACTAAACACAAATGGACAGGTATTGGTTCTATTATCAGAAtagttaatatgtatatcatcctatctatctatctctctatctctttgtCTTTctgtgtctttcttttttttcttctgtcttTTTTTCCATTTATGTCTTAAATCGGGGGTTTTTCTCCATTTAATTCTAAAGTCACTGTTAAccctttatattataaaacactTATATTCATTCATATATCCAAACAATCTCATGGCTTTGTTAGAATGTCTTTTGAATTCTGTCTTTTCCTGACATATGATGTAATATAgtaatattacatttagtaATATACTGTAATAGACAGTGCCCCATAAATATggaaaagatatttaatagtaatattttattgctatttttCAGATGACCATTGACCAGAAATTAGCAGACTTCATTGAAAACTGTTTGAAAAGAGCCAAAAAGATATTAGGTGATGACAACTACCAGACGTTGACAACTGACTGGAAATCAGGAGGAATCGACCCTAAGAATTATCCCGAGCACACTCTGTACATTCAACAGCTGGTCCAGACCGTTGTATCTCAAGTAACATCTCTCATAAATAAAGCTAGGTCGGACAAGAAGGCACGTATCCGAGAGAGCGAATATTACAGCACGTTTGATGAAATATTGCACCACTTGAggttttgcaatttaaaatgtaagaGGTTTTGTGGACAGACTGAAATTCTGAAGCACGCGAAAGATTTCATTCTGAACACTGGGGTTAGGAAACCGCTGATAATCCATGCAGATTCTGGGGCTGGCAAGACTTCAGTAATGGCAATGATAATGAAGAATCTCTCCTCGTGGATTAAGGGTGAGTTTGTCAGTGTGATCCGATTCCTTGGTACATCACCGGGGTCTGTGAACATTCACAATGTCCTGTTTGGTGTCTGTGGCCAGTTGGCCGATTGCAGTGATCTGATCATGGAGCCAGTGGGCTACAAGAATATGGAGAGCCTGGTGAACTATCTGCCGAGATTTCTTCGACAAGTTGCCAGCACTCTGAAGAAACCAGTCATTATTCTACTAGACTCCATTGACCAGCTGTCCTCGGACAATGATGCCTATTCCATGTGGTGGATGCCAACTACTCTTCCTGCAAATGTAAAACTTATCATTTCGACCCTGCCAACCGAAAACGGTATCCTTGCTAACATCAAGAAAAAATTGCCAGCTACAAATAATGCTTCTTTCATAGAAATCCCTCCTCTGCCTCAGTCTACAGGTAAGGAGATCATTGAAGTATTTCTGAAGACAAAGAAACGTACAGTAACCAAACAACAAATGGATCTGTTGCTGACAACCTTTGCCAAGTGTGCTAACCCACTGTACCTGAAACTGTTACTGGATGAAGCAGTGCAGTGGGGTTCCTATTCACCAGTCGAAGATCTGATGCAAACTCTGGCCCCATCAGTCAGGGcagcaataaatattttgtttgatagGCTGGAGAAGAAGTTTGGTCAGGTTCTCATCAAGGGAGCACTTGGCTACATCACCATTGGTCTGAATGGCATTTCTGAGATTGAGCTAGAAGATGCTCTGTCTTGTGATGACACGGTGTTGGATGATGTGTATGCATTCCACGATCCTCCAATACCAGAAATCGTGAGAGTTCCATCTGTTCTATGGGCTCGAATTAGGTACGATATTGGCGAGTACCTAGTTGAAAGGCTATCAGAAGGAAAGATCACTCTTTTCTGGTATCACAGACAGTTCGTTGAAACAGCAAGAGATCGTTACGCCCATGGCAAGAGTAAACTGTCCTTACACAAGACCATGTTTGAAATCTACCTGGCAGAGTCCGGAGttaaaaaggatatttccctCTCCAAGAGAAAGAAAGTAATACCTGACGCAGACAGACAGGTCACCTCTCAGCCACTTTCCACTGAAAACCTGAGGAAGCTGAAATGTCTAACCTACCATTTGATACAGGCATCCACTTCCATTGACAGCAACACTGCAAAGAAGCATGTTTTCTGCAACCTCAGATTTCTTTGCACCAAAATATCTGCTTTATCAGCAAATGCTGTAGTCAAAGATATGGAAGAATATTTGGAAAACATGCCCGATGAAGAGATATCTGTGGTAAAAACCTTTTTACAGCACAACAAAAATAATCTGAAAAACCGTCTTACTTTGGCAAGCAATTTGTTAGGATACATCAATCCCAGATCTGACCAGAAATACCTCGTGGATTTGCTGCAGAGTGCAAAATCATTTCTGCAGAGCCAGAATAGATCCATTCTGATTCCAACATTTGCATGTCTTGCATCTGTTCCTAGAGTACACAAACCTGCTACTATCAAGGGATTTTCATCTGTTGTGTCAACAGCAGACAATAAGTTTCTACTGCACAGTGCAGCAGTGGATGCACTGGACAGAGATGGTCATCAGAAACTTGCAAATGGTGCACAGAAAACCGAAAAGTTTGCATTATATGACTTGGAAACTCGCACCATTCAATGGAAGTCTTCTGAATTCAGCCCTTTTCTTACCTTGTTGTTTGACCTGCAGTTGAGTAAGGACTCTGTCGACGATATCTACAGAACTCTACTAGAAGGATCACTGTTATCTCACGCTGTTAATGCTGCCAAGACATGTGCATGTGTTCTCTTCAATGATGGAAACCTGTTCCTGCTGAAAGTTAACTCGGAGAGGTCTAAAGGATTTCAGTGCCTGTCACACATCATAAAAAGTTCTGACTACACTGTATCTGATATCCACTGTATTGGTGATGACAACAGCATCACGGTGATAGCAGTTTGTCAGCAAAGCATCGAGCAAGAAAGTAACGGTCATGTTCTGATTTGGAAGTCACAGCCAGACGCAACATTTCACAAAAGATCCTCTGCCGATCGTAGTGTACTGTCGCAGTACACAATCAAAGgcattttttccatttttgaAACTGAGCCCCAGATTCCTGTGGCAAAACTGGCCCTGGAAGAAAAAATTAACAAAGGGATGTCCTTTCAGTGTGGACAAAACATGTTTGTCTGTGTGGGTGCTGGTGGTACCATAGAAGTGATTGATACTGATGTTTGTGAGGTACTGAGATCGTGGTACGTTGAAAGGATTCAGAATGTATGCAGTTTCGCCTCGGGGACATTGATACTGGTGCTTGGGGATGggaaaattacattatttgaCATTACTGACGAATCTGTTCTTCAAACAATATTAGTGACACATGAGATCACTGCTATTGACGTTTTGTGGGAACAAAAGATTGCTCTTGCAGGCGACGCCAATGGCATTATTTCATCATTCAATTTGAACACTGGACAAGTGATGTCATCTTTTCCTGCATCCTCTTTTAATGTGACCAACATCCATGTCGTTGACAACTATGTTGCAATTACCTCTCATATGCACATAATAAGCATACTAACAGAGGAATTTATTCTTGACACATCAGGAATGAAATCGGGAAAGGGCATGAATGATAGAAGCATTGTCTATGATTTCTGCCTTGCACCAAATGGTCATGAGATTATCACATCCACCTATGGATCGTTGAAAGTTTGTTCATTTGGTGGAACCTGCACCAGAGATATCCCATCTGATGGAAGGCTCAACAAACTGTACACCGGAATCAATGGGATGGTGTTAGGACTTGATTCAATGACTGGATGCCTGAGTTTATTCAACACTAACACAGGAGAGACCATTCTGAGTGATGCTTTACCATCAGACATCATTGCCCTGACACTGACCGATGACAAGACCACTGCTTATGCAGTCTCCAGCACAACTACTCAAGTTCTTTACCGGATAGACTTAAAAGCCTTAAAGGTCAGTAAATTGTTTGCTTTTCAAAAACAGATCAACTCCGAAAGTCTGTCCGTCACCCTGTCCGCATCCAACCGATACCTTGTGATACAGGCACGTTGCACGGAAAAAGACTACGAGGCTGTGATAGCGCTGTGGAAGAAAGGAGGAAGATACCCAGAGCAGCCCCATCCTCACAAGTACGTGGCCGTCGATCTCACACAGAGTTCAGGATCTCTGTTCAACTGCTTCAGGCCTCTGACAAAGATCCCCCATCTAGGCATCACGTGTGCACCGTACCGCGGTAACGTCGTTATGATGACGGTAAAACGGTACGTCATTTTCTGGGACATTCCGACGGGGAAGTGTGACCAGTGGATGTCGAAGAGCAAGAAGCTGGTGATGTTGTACCGACCCGACTGGACGGGAGGCGACAGATGCACCGGGGTGAACACCTGCTTGTCTCAGTCCAGGGACAAGACGTTCATTGCTGTTGGGTCTGAAGATGGCTACCTCTTCATTTACAATTCAGAAAGTGGATTGCCAGTGGGTATGAAGGCACCATCAACAAAGCATCCTTCAATGGTAAgtacatagaggatatttcacgtttttttgtcaaatgtgatttatatctcatcgactGGAGTtcgcaatcatatctcacgagtcgaaCTTGCGCgatgagtgtgatatgattgcaaacttaactcgatgagatataaatcatatttgacaaaaaacttttggcaatttacctttatttttaaaatgccagcagaaaAGTAGTTCCTGCTTTTTTACAGTGGAGATAactctacagtgacgataacacattttagagtgaaatagtgatattttcacaataaaatgtgttatcgtcactaagtgactgataacacttttatttcactgatattttaagatatttcactaaatgttatataataaaatgtatttaactttcACGAAGTGTACAAAGCATACTTCTTTTTCTGCCCTCTCTCACCTACTGACAGTACACATAAAAAGGGATATTATCCACATTTGTGTTTCAAAAGCATATGCTgacatttgaaaatatttgaatatcTCGAGTTGAATGCTCTAGTTTGCCTCTGTGTCCTCAGCATGGAGTGGAAGCAGGGCtcgaaaataataatttgttaacCAATGGCAGTTTTGAATGGTTTTCAAccagtaacttttgcaacaactaaacacaaaattaaaaacaaaaaacaatccaAAAATTATCCCTTTAACTGATGGCAGTGATTCCTATCCAGTGGCAATAAACTACCATCGGTAACCCTGCAGCAATTGTTGGTGCTGTCATTACGTTCAATCTctaacatgatctgtaacaccCCAGATGACGGGGAGTCAGTAATGAAGCCACTGATGGTACTTTACTGGCCCACCAGTAGCCTAATAGctaactgaaaacaataaaagaaacctCTCAATATTTTCTTGGTATTGACCTCTTTTATTCTAGGTAACACAAGTTTCTGTGTCTGCCAACAACAGATCTGTTGCATCAGCTTGTCACAGCGGGATCCTCAAGTTGTGGGAGGCCAAAACAGCTGCTGAAGTGTTCTCTATTCAGCTGGACTCCAACATCAGGACGATGGAGTTCACACCAGATTCTCAACACCTGGTTGTCTGCACCGCTGCGCCAGACTCCAGACTAATGGTTTTTTCTGTACACTTCGGTGAAGTCGACTCCTAAGTCTAAACGTCTGAGAGATATTTCACTGCACTGCTTTGTCCGACTCCAAACTAGTGATGTTTTCTGTACACTTCGATGGAGTTGACTTCTAAGCCCTAAATCTAAACCTCTAAGAGATATTTCTATTTCACTGCACTGCCATGTCAAGAGTCCAGACTAATGTGTTATTTTCTGTACACTTCGATGGAGGCGACTCCTAAGTCTAAACCTCTAAGAGATATTTGTATTTCACTGCACTGCTGTGTCAGACTCAAGACTAGTGATGTTTCCTGTACACTTCGATTGGGTATACTCCTAAGTCTATACCTCTAAGAGATATAAAGTGTATTTCACTGCACTGCTATGTCAAGAGTCCATACTTGTGATGTGTTCTGTACACGTTGATGGAGTCGACTCCTATGTCTCTACCTCTAAGAGATACTTGTAATTCACTGCACCACTGTGTCTGACACCAGACTATATTTGTTTCTGTACCCTTCAATGGATCAACTCTTAAATGTAAATCTCtaagaaatatttgtatttcccTGTTCATCGCGGGATCCTCATTTAGTAGCAAGAGGAGCCCGTGGTCATGTTTGTCTGGGACTTGAACAATCATAAATGGTGCAGTTAATCCTTTTGATTATAGAATACCAAATATCAGCATGAACGAAATctggattttttatatatatattttttttttggggggggggggggcacaacaTCTACTTTGGGATCACAGCCTCaagtgtggtggtggtggtggcacaagccatatttttgtacctttatttatatagagtaggacataAAAACGTACAGTCTCGTCCTCGAGTGGGGTGTCACAGGCCCTCCTGGTCCctcggttcctacgggcctgatacAGTAATCTTACCATACAACATGCCACTGTTATTCCATTGATACTATatcttattgttttaatatactaatattatcCTATGAACATGTCGCTATGCCATGTTATCTAGTTTACACGTCACATCCCATACTATACCGGACTGATACAAATAGcaccatacatatatactaacGGAAAACATTCCAGTGcatatattgttatttgttaACAGTAATGAATTTGAATATCGCCATTTTGACTGTCATGTGATCACTGCTAGCTTGAAATGGCCAGTTGTCGCCTCGTGCgacgtaaaaaaaaccccaaacgcTTTGCAAACATACAATTTAAATCACATGCGACAAAGTTGTGAAGGACCGGATCCATGAATTTCTTTCTTGCGTGTGGTagggtgtgtggtggtggtggagaactaagaaaacaaaaaacaaacagggCACATAGCCTCGACaatgaagaattaaaaaaaaacccacacctacAAAACGAAGcactttaatatatttaggTGGGACATGTCCCCTCAAAGCTGTGCATATGTAACTCGAGACCACGCAGTGACGTAAAATCAATGTCTCACAGCAGATGACCCACTAAAGGCGGATTCGCATGGATTCCTCTTTATCAAATACAAGCGTCAACAAGCTTCTCCTTTCCGTATTAAACCGCCTCTACAAAGGTGCACCAAGGACTGCGTCCTCCTAGATACAGTAAACAGTTTTGAAAGCTATTTTGCAAACATTTTCAGCTGTTAGTGTttgttaacaataaatattgttaatttattttttgattcATATCTACATAGCTTTAATTcattaaatgaataaatttagaattttttttgcgGAGGAGGGATCTTTatgccatttaataggtcaacCACCGTGCGACCTTGACTTTGTCCATTACGTCGATATGCCAATATGCCGAGGGTAAGataaatgtcttttttttgtaataattgtttatacacacacacacacacacacacatatatacacatatacatatacatatacatatatacacatatacatatacatatacatatatacacatatacatgtacatgtatataatgagaatatatctgtattcttattggtctaaaaccagtcacatgaccgtcCGTAAATGGTGGTATTCCCCCTGAGACGGTCTcaccggtccatcaaaagtgatattgccctgggagatttaaccaatgaaaatgaagatgagacaaaattctatccaattaatgagtaggtaacgtaatgcaacgtTATTATTGACGTCACGGTCAATAATTGAATGTACGagtcttatggatgacattatgtaataaaacaattgttgaccgcatttcgggcaatatcatgttttatggaccgaagaaatatATACTTGTgaaaaaaagttcctgtgcatcaaaTAAAATAGTCTCAAACGAACTGTAAAGTTTGTAAACGGTTGAAATTTGTGCAAATCATCCCGTAATATTTACCAACCTTGTATTCAAAAACGTTAAATATATACCTTGTTCAAAACATGCACAGAAACCTTTTTCCGTAAGTATAATgttgtttaatttaaatgtattttttatatcgATTATACACATtgcttttgtaaaatatatatagtttacaaCAGTAAATCTCAGGGAAAATTACTATTGTCTGTTTTGTCTTATAATGGTGCAcattaaataaatgatttttaaaaaattatacctGATTTGAAGTTATAActacttaataaaataaacaccgGAACTGAGTATGGACCAGGCAGATGAATTTCTGACAATGAAATGTTATAAAATTCTCCCctgaacaaaaacatacaaacaaacaat harbors:
- the LOC121380241 gene encoding uncharacterized protein LOC121380241 — its product is METKFDDMLDGDLENLPPLPRSIVKIFVSSTFSDMNVERNALLSEVVPQLKEFCAGLDLDFQLVDLRWGLTEDVQNDHSAKKLCLLEIENCQNVSLGPNFISILSHRYGGQALPSGIAVPEFENLRDEAKQLKLDHVQLLDKWYLVDKNCIPHQYVLQPIRRHFKHFGDQSSGCDQKRSQDTADWRKTQTALQSVLCQAAESLHTANKMSAAEKHKYFQSVTESEIEKAVFCVKNPKSHVLFYHRRLQGLSGAALTEEKANKYIAVLNTNGQMTIDQKLADFIENCLKRAKKILGDDNYQTLTTDWKSGGIDPKNYPEHTLYIQQLVQTVVSQVTSLINKARSDKKARIRESEYYSTFDEILHHLRFCNLKCKRFCGQTEILKHAKDFILNTGVRKPLIIHADSGAGKTSVMAMIMKNLSSWIKGEFVSVIRFLGTSPGSVNIHNVLFGVCGQLADCSDLIMEPVGYKNMESLVNYLPRFLRQVASTLKKPVIILLDSIDQLSSDNDAYSMWWMPTTLPANVKLIISTLPTENGILANIKKKLPATNNASFIEIPPLPQSTGKEIIEVFLKTKKRTVTKQQMDLLLTTFAKCANPLYLKLLLDEAVQWGSYSPVEDLMQTLAPSVRAAINILFDRLEKKFGQVLIKGALGYITIGLNGISEIELEDALSCDDTVLDDVYAFHDPPIPEIVRVPSVLWARIRYDIGEYLVERLSEGKITLFWYHRQFVETARDRYAHGKSKLSLHKTMFEIYLAESGVKKDISLSKRKKVIPDADRQVTSQPLSTENLRKLKCLTYHLIQASTSIDSNTAKKHVFCNLRFLCTKISALSANAVVKDMEEYLENMPDEEISVVKTFLQHNKNNLKNRLTLASNLLGYINPRSDQKYLVDLLQSAKSFLQSQNRSILIPTFACLASVPRVHKPATIKGFSSVVSTADNKFLLHSAAVDALDRDGHQKLANGAQKTEKFALYDLETRTIQWKSSEFSPFLTLLFDLQLSKDSVDDIYRTLLEGSLLSHAVNAAKTCACVLFNDGNLFLLKVNSERSKGFQCLSHIIKSSDYTVSDIHCIGDDNSITVIAVCQQSIEQESNGHVLIWKSQPDATFHKRSSADRSVLSQYTIKGIFSIFETEPQIPVAKLALEEKINKGMSFQCGQNMFVCVGAGGTIEVIDTDVCEVLRSWYVERIQNVCSFASGTLILVLGDGKITLFDITDESVLQTILVTHEITAIDVLWEQKIALAGDANGIISSFNLNTGQVMSSFPASSFNVTNIHVVDNYVAITSHMHIISILTEEFILDTSGMKSGKGMNDRSIVYDFCLAPNGHEIITSTYGSLKVCSFGGTCTRDIPSDGRLNKLYTGINGMVLGLDSMTGCLSLFNTNTGETILSDALPSDIIALTLTDDKTTAYAVSSTTTQVLYRIDLKALKVSKLFAFQKQINSESLSVTLSASNRYLVIQARCTEKDYEAVIALWKKGGRYPEQPHPHKYVAVDLTQSSGSLFNCFRPLTKIPHLGITCAPYRGNVVMMTVKRYVIFWDIPTGKCDQWMSKSKKLVMLYRPDWTGGDRCTGVNTCLSQSRDKTFIAVGSEDGYLFIYNSESGLPVGMKAPSTKHPSMVTQVSVSANNRSVASACHSGILKLWEAKTAAEVFSIQLDSNIRTMEFTPDSQHLVVCTAAPDSRLMVFSVHFGEVDS